A window of Leptospira stimsonii contains these coding sequences:
- a CDS encoding inorganic phosphate transporter — protein MDFFLIIVILMAILGVGDLLVGVSNDAVNFTNSAVGSKASSKRIILVVAGIGIILGALSSSGMMEVARKGIFHPGGFALQDLMFLFLAVMLTDIVLLDLYNTLGLPTSTTVSLVFELLGAALAIAFLKTGTLNGAFQIINSESALKIIFGIVTSVIVAFFSGMILQFFFRFIFSFDLKRSMKYFGGLFGGLSVTTVIFFTLLTAMKGSALITPEMGKFLNDNFTNILLISFAGFSILFQVLVLFEWNILKFLVLVGTGSLAMAFASNDLVNFIGVPLASFTTWTLIQQGGDASALATGLAGNVATPSFILLGAACVMLFPLWFSRKAESVTQTEVTLGSQGETLEAFNTSLVARVFVQIALGIYLPIKAILPSSVRNFIGKRFENRNTLEIVKVHETEAFDLLRASVNIQIASALILIGTLYKLPLSTTFVTFMVAMGTSLTDGAWNKENSVNRVSGVLTVVGGWFFTAIIASTTAAIIGSILYLFGFSSVFVLVIAAGLLIFLFARIHKKRQDTYDENLEKLITLRKHPERALSRTISSMLASLSVARKALNNACAGYVNGKKKNFRQTQKLLKDLKKMRENSLSSFLSIANKHLEEEDLASIHPITDSINHLDRITESIWNILRTSSNGINSFHEVSKDEKEEVKELRKQATNLMELLADSDKFPDLLEKARSEKKTKNLEKAKQNIYKSQMKRIKKGDSKLKSSVSYFVIIDELIDINENLLSLAEQLSVAIPWAEKKKLELQGKSLLASKAEEKKKKK, from the coding sequence ATGGACTTTTTCCTCATCATCGTAATTCTTATGGCCATCCTCGGCGTCGGCGACCTCTTAGTCGGGGTTTCGAACGATGCCGTAAACTTCACAAACTCAGCCGTCGGTTCCAAGGCTTCTTCGAAAAGAATCATTCTTGTCGTCGCCGGAATCGGGATCATCTTGGGCGCACTCTCTTCCAGCGGAATGATGGAAGTTGCAAGAAAAGGAATCTTTCATCCTGGCGGTTTCGCGCTCCAAGACCTGATGTTCTTATTCCTTGCGGTCATGTTGACGGATATCGTACTCTTGGATCTCTACAACACCTTGGGACTACCGACTTCTACGACCGTATCTCTTGTGTTTGAACTCTTGGGAGCGGCTCTTGCCATCGCATTCCTAAAAACCGGAACCTTGAACGGAGCCTTCCAGATCATCAATTCGGAAAGCGCATTAAAGATCATCTTCGGGATCGTGACGAGCGTGATCGTGGCCTTCTTTTCCGGGATGATTTTACAATTCTTCTTTCGATTTATTTTCTCTTTCGATTTGAAACGATCGATGAAATACTTCGGTGGTCTTTTCGGAGGGCTTTCCGTTACGACCGTGATCTTTTTTACGCTCTTAACTGCGATGAAAGGATCCGCGCTGATCACCCCTGAGATGGGCAAATTTTTAAACGATAATTTTACGAATATCCTCCTGATCAGTTTCGCCGGGTTTTCCATCCTCTTTCAAGTTCTCGTATTATTTGAATGGAATATTCTAAAATTCCTCGTTTTGGTGGGAACCGGTTCTCTTGCGATGGCGTTTGCAAGCAACGACTTGGTGAATTTCATCGGAGTTCCTCTCGCGAGTTTTACGACTTGGACTTTGATTCAACAAGGCGGAGATGCGAGCGCTCTGGCGACCGGTCTTGCGGGGAATGTGGCGACTCCGAGCTTTATTCTTCTGGGAGCGGCTTGTGTGATGCTTTTCCCTCTTTGGTTTTCCAGAAAGGCGGAATCGGTTACACAAACGGAAGTCACCTTGGGTTCTCAAGGAGAAACCTTAGAAGCGTTTAACACAAGTTTGGTGGCGCGCGTTTTTGTCCAGATCGCTCTTGGAATTTATCTTCCGATCAAGGCGATTCTTCCTTCCAGCGTGAGAAACTTTATCGGAAAACGTTTTGAAAACAGAAACACATTAGAAATCGTGAAAGTTCATGAAACGGAAGCATTCGACTTGCTTCGAGCTTCCGTGAACATCCAGATCGCGAGCGCCTTGATTCTGATCGGAACCCTTTACAAACTTCCTCTTTCCACGACATTCGTAACCTTCATGGTCGCGATGGGAACTTCTTTGACAGACGGCGCTTGGAACAAGGAGAATTCGGTCAATCGTGTGAGCGGAGTTCTCACCGTAGTCGGCGGCTGGTTTTTTACCGCGATCATCGCATCCACAACGGCGGCGATCATCGGTTCGATTCTTTATCTATTCGGTTTTTCTTCGGTCTTCGTTCTTGTAATCGCCGCCGGTCTTTTGATCTTTCTTTTTGCAAGAATCCACAAAAAACGCCAAGACACCTACGACGAAAATCTTGAAAAACTCATCACTCTCAGAAAACACCCCGAGAGGGCGCTTTCCAGAACCATCTCTTCCATGCTTGCGAGCTTGAGTGTTGCAAGAAAGGCGCTCAACAATGCATGCGCAGGTTACGTAAACGGAAAGAAAAAGAACTTCAGACAAACTCAGAAACTTCTAAAAGACTTAAAGAAGATGAGAGAGAATTCTCTTTCCAGCTTTTTATCGATCGCCAACAAACATCTCGAAGAAGAGGACTTGGCTTCTATTCATCCGATTACGGATTCGATCAATCATTTGGATAGAATCACGGAAAGTATTTGGAATATTTTGAGGACTTCTTCGAACGGAATCAATTCTTTCCACGAGGTTTCCAAAGACGAAAAGGAAGAAGTGAAAGAGCTCAGAAAACAGGCGACCAACCTGATGGAACTTCTTGCGGACTCGGATAAGTTTCCCGATCTTTTGGAAAAAGCTAGATCGGAGAAGAAGACAAAGAATCTCGAAAAGGCAAAACAAAACATCTACAAAAGCCAAATGAAACGGATCAAAAAGGGAGACAGCAAACTGAAATCCAGTGTCTCTTATTTTGTGATCATCGACGAACTCATCGACATCAACGAGAATCTTCTTTCTCTTGCGGAACAATTGAGCGTCGCAATTCCTTGGGCGGAAAAGAAAAAGTTGGAATTACAAGGTAAATCCCTTCTCGCATCCAAAGCGGAAGAAAAGAAAAAGAAGAAGTAA
- a CDS encoding serine/threonine protein kinase gives MADFFQLNPGEILTLIEKAGYEPSGHCMALNSLENRVFDLRLEDGTHIISKFYRPGRWTREQILEEHQFLLDLKEEEIPVCAPLPFPDGTSLACFQDEIFYSFWPRVGGRSPDELSSENLRILGRLLGRIHNVGQSKTLKHRITLDSNTYGTTPLELLTQGNWIPSSCKKEYQETALRIFDLFQEKIESVPMLRIHGDCHKGNLLHGKEGWFFVDFDDSLCGPAVQDFWMLLSRGREGIDEREHLVAGYREFRDFDDRWFELIEILRAMRFIHYSAWISNRFEADPSFPTAFPHFIGNEYWEKETLELKEQYKLIQGSLGDKHFFSVTDSQPKEEELTNKDFFWDLED, from the coding sequence ATGGCCGATTTTTTTCAACTCAATCCGGGCGAAATTCTTACCTTAATCGAAAAGGCGGGCTATGAACCTTCCGGACATTGTATGGCGCTGAACAGTTTGGAGAACCGGGTCTTTGATCTTCGATTGGAAGACGGAACTCATATCATTTCAAAATTCTACAGGCCAGGGAGATGGACTCGGGAACAAATCTTGGAAGAACACCAATTTCTCTTGGATCTGAAAGAGGAAGAGATCCCTGTTTGCGCCCCACTTCCGTTTCCGGATGGAACGAGCCTGGCTTGTTTTCAGGATGAGATCTTTTATTCTTTTTGGCCTCGGGTCGGCGGCCGTTCTCCGGACGAACTGAGTTCGGAAAATCTAAGAATTCTCGGAAGGCTTTTGGGAAGAATCCACAACGTCGGTCAGTCCAAAACCTTAAAGCACAGAATCACCTTGGATTCAAACACCTATGGGACAACTCCCTTAGAACTTTTGACCCAAGGAAATTGGATTCCTTCGAGTTGCAAAAAAGAATATCAGGAAACCGCCTTACGAATCTTCGATCTTTTCCAAGAAAAAATCGAATCGGTCCCGATGCTCCGAATTCATGGAGATTGTCATAAGGGAAATCTTCTGCACGGAAAAGAAGGTTGGTTTTTTGTGGACTTCGACGATTCCCTTTGTGGTCCGGCGGTTCAGGATTTTTGGATGCTTCTTTCCCGAGGACGAGAAGGAATCGATGAAAGAGAACACCTCGTTGCCGGCTATCGAGAATTTCGTGATTTCGACGATCGTTGGTTTGAATTGATCGAAATACTCAGAGCGATGCGATTTATCCACTATTCGGCCTGGATTTCCAACCGTTTTGAAGCCGACCCTTCCTTTCCTACGGCATTCCCTCACTTTATCGGAAACGAATACTGGGAAAAAGAGACCCTCGAACTGAAAGAACAATACAAACTCATCCAGGGTTCCTTAGGGGACAAACATTTCTTTTCCGTTACGGATTCGCAACCAAAGGAAGAAGAGCTGACAAACAAGGATTTTTTTTGGGACCTCGAAGATTAA
- a CDS encoding RNA recognition motif domain-containing protein produces the protein MQIDSREGKIMKISVGNLPQELTEDELKKIFSEFGTVQDVNIKKDKTTGRSLSYGSVEMEDSAGEKAIAALNKKEIAGKQIAVVDSEELKKEFERKQSLKGLSGSGKVHGSQAKAGGFSGAGVRRTGGRGK, from the coding sequence TTGCAAATTGATTCCCGAGAAGGAAAAATCATGAAGATATCAGTAGGAAATTTGCCCCAGGAACTGACCGAAGACGAGTTAAAAAAGATTTTTTCGGAGTTTGGAACCGTTCAGGACGTGAATATTAAAAAAGACAAAACCACAGGTCGTTCTTTATCCTATGGATCCGTCGAGATGGAAGATTCTGCCGGAGAAAAAGCAATCGCGGCGTTGAATAAAAAAGAAATCGCTGGGAAACAAATCGCGGTAGTCGATTCGGAAGAATTGAAAAAAGAGTTCGAAAGAAAACAATCCCTCAAAGGACTTTCCGGTTCGGGTAAGGTTCACGGAAGCCAAGCGAAAGCAGGGGGATTTTCTGGAGCCGGTGTAAGAAGAACCGGAGGGAGAGGAAAATGA
- a CDS encoding FKBP-type peptidyl-prolyl cis-trans isomerase: MKLIRLSVVVGFLLLSFVPAFAEDLIIKDIRVGTGKEAFSGSNVTVHYVGTLTNGKKFDSSRDRRAPFTFNLGAGEVIKGWDRGVRGMKEGGIRKLTIPPELGYGSRGAGAAIPPNSTLVFEVELLKVY; encoded by the coding sequence ATGAAATTGATTCGTTTGAGTGTTGTCGTTGGCTTTTTGCTTCTATCGTTTGTACCCGCTTTTGCGGAAGATCTGATCATCAAAGACATTCGTGTCGGAACCGGAAAGGAAGCCTTCTCCGGATCCAACGTGACCGTTCATTATGTGGGAACTCTCACAAACGGAAAAAAATTCGATAGTTCTCGCGATCGTCGAGCACCGTTCACATTCAACTTAGGCGCGGGCGAAGTCATCAAAGGATGGGATCGCGGCGTGAGAGGAATGAAAGAAGGTGGAATCCGCAAACTTACGATTCCTCCTGAGTTAGGATACGGATCCAGAGGAGCCGGCGCCGCCATTCCTCCGAACTCGACTCTCGTATTTGAAGTAGAATTACTAAAAGTGTACTGA
- a CDS encoding sensor histidine kinase, with amino-acid sequence MSYNFFELSPVPACILEPSLLIKKANSAFCRTSGFSKEELEDRQYWGSICDFKNQIPDFSDPSLWPDLKLLENNPNYEIGILAKDGSQKEYSVSFAFDLEELQIFAYLEPSHSSVGSLSQENSSETFSTGLEKPSDSWVQRQKLEAIGTLSAGVAHEINNPLMGVINYAEMVFNGIETGNPLRKYAGIILQESNRISEIVRDMLTFTRLEKEEAKIHDLTSIFCCTFGLLKNSFRKSGIATLVPDLETPVYAVCSAGRLRQVYLNLLTNAKDAIESNPDSSREKILRVSWIPIDKGNRKFIRTIVEDSGVGIPEENRHKLFDPFYTTKEIGKGTGLGLTVSYNLVREMGGELSFESEKGSTRFYVDLPESF; translated from the coding sequence ATGTCCTACAATTTTTTTGAACTTTCCCCGGTTCCGGCCTGCATCTTAGAGCCATCCCTTTTGATCAAAAAGGCGAATTCCGCGTTTTGTAGAACCTCCGGTTTTTCCAAAGAAGAATTGGAAGATCGTCAATATTGGGGTTCCATTTGCGACTTTAAGAATCAAATCCCGGATTTCTCGGATCCTTCCCTCTGGCCGGATCTCAAACTTTTAGAAAACAATCCAAATTATGAAATTGGAATTCTCGCGAAGGACGGTTCACAAAAGGAATATTCCGTTTCTTTTGCATTCGATCTAGAAGAACTTCAAATCTTCGCTTATCTGGAACCGTCTCATTCTTCTGTAGGATCTCTTTCTCAAGAGAATTCTTCTGAAACGTTCAGTACCGGTCTCGAAAAACCAAGTGATTCTTGGGTTCAAAGACAAAAACTGGAAGCGATCGGAACTCTTTCCGCCGGAGTGGCGCACGAAATCAACAATCCTCTGATGGGCGTGATCAACTACGCAGAAATGGTCTTTAACGGAATCGAAACGGGAAACCCACTTCGAAAATACGCGGGAATCATCTTACAAGAAAGCAATCGAATTTCCGAAATCGTTCGAGACATGCTTACCTTCACACGTCTGGAAAAAGAAGAAGCGAAAATTCACGATCTCACTTCTATTTTCTGTTGTACCTTTGGACTTTTGAAGAATAGCTTTCGTAAGTCGGGAATCGCAACTTTAGTTCCCGATTTAGAAACGCCGGTCTACGCGGTTTGTTCCGCCGGACGGCTCAGACAAGTTTATCTCAATCTTCTAACCAACGCAAAAGACGCGATCGAAAGTAATCCGGATTCTTCTCGGGAAAAAATTCTCCGTGTCTCTTGGATCCCCATCGATAAAGGAAATAGAAAGTTTATACGAACGATCGTGGAGGATTCCGGGGTGGGAATACCGGAAGAAAACAGACATAAACTCTTCGATCCATTCTATACGACCAAAGAGATCGGAAAAGGAACTGGACTCGGTCTTACCGTTTCCTACAACCTGGTTCGGGAAATGGGCGGAGAACTTTCCTTTGAATCCGAAAAGGGTTCGACTCGCTTTTACGTGGATCTTCCCGAATCTTTCTGA
- a CDS encoding SpoIIE family protein phosphatase — translation MTGSTSFEQKSYDPEERYSLLFHSAIDAIVSLDKEFRVFLINPAAEDMSGYLASELMGKTIEHQFPLRIRNRFYRILKNVAKLPDKKRRKPFGPIRLIRKDKSILISEVSVSVTGPEDSYQYHIIIRDISEKHRILMELKRANQTLKRMDREKEELLERLEEKVRQRSRLLAGYYKSMKEELSLAKRLQSEILSDIPSISGIQVHSAYLPMMEVGGDLYDLFEIKPGVLRVFLADATGHGIQAALLTMTLKGILESLKQKDSDPGTILTEFNYEYCKNFGNIGMFFSCFLADIDTNQKKIVYSSGGHPPQFFLSEDLVMGLDRTGSLLGLDPANSYGIFSLSYQDGDRLFLLTDGIYEEFNSDKQQFGELAVQRILAEKFKEPMEETIPAILQALMDHLGRQKIQDDITAILISLESKT, via the coding sequence ATGACAGGTTCCACGAGTTTCGAACAGAAAAGTTACGACCCCGAGGAACGCTATTCACTCTTATTTCATTCCGCGATCGACGCGATCGTTTCCTTAGACAAAGAGTTTCGTGTTTTTTTGATCAATCCTGCGGCGGAGGATATGTCCGGTTATCTCGCTTCCGAATTGATGGGAAAGACGATCGAACATCAGTTTCCGCTTCGGATTCGAAATCGTTTTTATAGAATTCTCAAAAACGTCGCAAAACTTCCCGACAAAAAAAGACGAAAGCCGTTCGGACCGATCCGACTGATACGAAAAGACAAATCGATTTTGATTTCGGAGGTTTCCGTTTCGGTCACGGGGCCGGAGGATTCTTATCAATATCATATCATCATCCGTGATATATCAGAAAAACATAGAATTCTAATGGAACTGAAAAGAGCCAATCAAACTCTCAAAAGGATGGATCGAGAAAAAGAAGAATTACTCGAACGCCTCGAAGAAAAGGTGAGACAACGATCCAGACTGCTCGCTGGATATTATAAATCCATGAAGGAAGAACTCAGTCTCGCCAAACGACTTCAATCCGAAATTCTTTCCGATATTCCTTCGATTTCGGGTATCCAGGTTCATTCTGCGTATCTTCCTATGATGGAAGTGGGAGGAGACCTCTACGATCTTTTTGAAATCAAACCCGGCGTCCTACGCGTGTTCTTGGCGGACGCGACCGGTCACGGGATTCAAGCGGCTCTTCTTACGATGACTCTCAAGGGAATTTTGGAATCCTTAAAACAAAAAGATTCGGATCCAGGGACAATTCTCACCGAATTCAATTACGAATATTGTAAGAATTTCGGAAACATTGGAATGTTTTTTTCCTGCTTTCTCGCGGATATCGATACGAATCAAAAAAAGATCGTATATTCTTCCGGTGGACATCCGCCTCAATTCTTCCTTTCCGAGGATTTAGTTATGGGTTTGGATAGAACGGGTTCGCTTCTGGGTTTGGATCCAGCGAACTCATATGGAATTTTTTCCTTGAGTTATCAGGATGGGGACAGACTTTTTTTACTCACGGACGGTATCTACGAAGAGTTCAACTCCGATAAACAACAGTTTGGCGAACTCGCGGTGCAGAGAATTCTTGCCGAAAAATTTAAGGAACCGATGGAAGAAACGATACCCGCGATTCTTCAAGCTCTGATGGATCACCTCGGAAGACAAAAAATTCAGGACGACATTACGGCGATTCTCATTTCTTTAGAATCCAAAACGTGA
- the pgsB gene encoding poly-gamma-glutamate synthase PgsB, which translates to MILSILILSIFFSLFVLFLVFEKWKHKNSLDSIPIRIHVNGTRGKSSVTRLIHSILSEAGWNVFAKTTGSAPNLLFPDRSEKRIFRNKVSISEVISFLNFVSKRKAQAVVVECMAVQPHYQKDSERLLLKATHTVITNVRPDHGEFANSETMVLNGFTRTIPQNGTLVYGRSLKEVDWKRFSPDKKTVMVAGVPKISEDSIQKIANTMRYAEHVENLEVAVTVAEILGIEESVILRGISMTNPDPGALRLKEFSLKESKQRFVFAFAANDILSWEKIFRSVRDRFPSDTLHVVFSAKKERPVRTVDFARFFSGLPDLDTIYFFGPGYRLFSSAYSGDGKIQRKKISDNIQWNSNIQNSRIWIGAGNFEGEGRVWLENQCSLLERGVENWKF; encoded by the coding sequence ATGATCCTTTCGATTTTGATTCTTTCCATTTTCTTTTCTCTTTTTGTTTTGTTCCTCGTTTTTGAAAAATGGAAACACAAGAACTCCTTGGATTCGATCCCGATCCGAATCCACGTCAACGGAACCAGGGGAAAGTCTTCCGTGACCCGTTTGATCCATTCTATTCTTTCGGAAGCGGGATGGAACGTCTTCGCGAAGACGACCGGATCGGCGCCTAATCTTTTGTTTCCGGATCGGAGCGAAAAAAGAATTTTTCGGAATAAGGTTTCCATTTCCGAAGTGATCTCCTTTTTGAATTTTGTTTCGAAAAGAAAAGCGCAAGCTGTCGTCGTGGAATGTATGGCGGTGCAACCCCACTATCAGAAGGATTCGGAACGACTCCTTTTAAAGGCGACTCATACCGTGATCACGAACGTTCGACCCGATCACGGGGAATTCGCGAATTCAGAAACGATGGTTCTAAACGGATTTACTCGGACGATTCCGCAAAACGGGACCTTGGTCTACGGCCGTTCGCTGAAGGAAGTGGATTGGAAACGGTTTTCGCCGGACAAAAAAACGGTCATGGTAGCCGGCGTTCCTAAAATTTCGGAAGATTCCATTCAAAAAATTGCAAATACGATGCGTTATGCGGAACATGTCGAAAACCTGGAAGTCGCAGTGACGGTCGCCGAGATTTTAGGTATCGAAGAATCGGTGATTCTCCGCGGAATTTCAATGACTAACCCTGATCCGGGCGCACTTCGTTTGAAAGAATTTTCTCTCAAAGAGTCAAAACAACGGTTTGTGTTTGCGTTCGCCGCCAACGATATCCTTTCCTGGGAAAAAATTTTCAGATCGGTCCGTGATCGATTTCCTTCCGATACGCTCCATGTAGTTTTTAGTGCCAAAAAGGAACGACCGGTGAGAACCGTCGACTTTGCTCGTTTTTTTTCCGGTCTTCCGGATTTGGATACGATCTATTTTTTCGGACCCGGTTATCGGTTGTTTTCTTCCGCTTACAGTGGAGATGGAAAAATACAACGGAAAAAAATATCGGATAATATACAATGGAATTCGAATATTCAAAATTCGAGAATATGGATCGGAGCCGGTAATTTCGAGGGAGAAGGTCGGGTTTGGCTTGAAAATCAGTGTTCGCTCTTGGAAAGAGGAGTTGAAAATTGGAAGTTTTGA
- the pgsC gene encoding poly-gamma-glutamate biosynthesis protein PgsC, with amino-acid sequence MEVLTLSIGLGILLGFFLWERTGLYPGGWVVPGYLALSLLQPWTIFFLLLSSLLTLGIYKIVETSFLSFGQRKVVFFLLLSILISLGLQEIEGRFFGSIQNLESRWIGHIVPGLIAISAEKQGLFRTISATFLCGSLVRLLLLCLLGESFPP; translated from the coding sequence TTGGAAGTTTTGACCCTTTCTATCGGTCTTGGAATTCTTCTCGGTTTTTTTCTTTGGGAAAGGACCGGACTTTATCCGGGAGGATGGGTCGTTCCGGGTTACCTCGCACTTTCACTTTTACAACCCTGGACGATATTCTTTCTTTTGCTGAGTAGTTTGCTCACGCTCGGCATCTATAAGATCGTCGAAACTTCCTTCTTATCTTTTGGACAAAGAAAGGTCGTGTTTTTTCTTTTGTTATCCATTCTCATTTCCTTGGGATTGCAGGAAATCGAAGGTCGGTTTTTCGGATCCATTCAAAATCTTGAATCTAGATGGATCGGGCATATCGTCCCGGGATTGATCGCTATTTCCGCGGAAAAACAGGGTCTCTTTCGTACGATTTCGGCGACGTTCCTATGCGGTTCTTTGGTGAGGCTCCTGCTTCTTTGTCTTTTGGGAGAATCGTTTCCTCCGTGA
- the pgsW gene encoding poly-gamma-glutamate system protein, translated as MKVWFLQRRSSFSILILTFVSLLFLGIIEFFPVTETVSDFEIKQKASEHAYRCFQKIKALRIQKGLNIDQNLDPSLSGLIGVELSSVTSSSGKLTSKQASVHPDFAIWFVDQFLRAGLKKDDEISAGISGSFPALNIAFYSAADAMGLRVNVIGSVSSSQYGANLPEFLWPEWENFLFQEGLIFQRAQAYSTGGIDDQGIGIDTFGVKQIRDSIKKNGYRYLSVSSFEDSLIQRIHIYEKSNVRLYVNVGGGTISTGTSLGKKKIPRGLVWEMEESSDLPDSILKFYLEKKIPILHVIGIETISEESGMVYKKDQIAKPGTSNLLYHTSKNRWLSGVFFLLLVFMILKFSPWIPKNEKVEENTIHL; from the coding sequence GTGAAAGTTTGGTTCCTACAAAGAAGGTCTTCGTTTTCGATCCTGATTCTTACGTTCGTTTCCCTTCTTTTTTTGGGGATTATAGAATTTTTTCCGGTTACGGAAACGGTCTCGGATTTTGAAATCAAACAGAAAGCGAGTGAGCACGCGTATCGTTGTTTTCAGAAAATCAAGGCCTTACGAATCCAAAAAGGTTTGAACATAGACCAGAACTTGGATCCGTCCTTATCCGGTTTGATTGGAGTCGAACTTTCTTCGGTCACGAGTTCTTCCGGAAAACTGACCTCCAAACAAGCATCGGTTCATCCGGATTTTGCGATTTGGTTTGTGGACCAGTTCCTCCGAGCTGGATTAAAAAAAGACGATGAGATCTCCGCGGGCATTTCCGGATCCTTCCCTGCATTGAATATCGCATTCTACTCTGCGGCGGACGCGATGGGTTTAAGGGTAAACGTCATTGGAAGCGTTTCCTCATCGCAATACGGCGCCAATCTTCCCGAATTTCTTTGGCCGGAATGGGAGAATTTTTTATTTCAAGAAGGTTTGATCTTTCAAAGGGCGCAAGCGTATTCAACGGGAGGCATCGACGATCAAGGAATCGGGATCGATACGTTCGGAGTAAAACAAATCCGCGATTCGATCAAAAAAAACGGGTATCGATATTTGTCCGTTTCTTCTTTCGAGGATTCTCTGATTCAAAGAATTCATATATACGAAAAATCGAATGTACGTCTCTACGTAAATGTCGGAGGGGGAACTATTTCGACTGGGACGAGTTTGGGTAAGAAGAAGATTCCGAGAGGACTCGTTTGGGAAATGGAAGAGTCTTCCGATTTGCCGGATTCGATTCTAAAATTCTATCTCGAAAAGAAAATCCCGATTCTTCATGTGATCGGAATCGAAACCATCTCCGAAGAATCCGGAATGGTCTACAAAAAAGACCAAATAGCAAAACCCGGAACTTCCAATCTTCTGTACCATACGTCGAAAAATAGATGGTTGTCCGGAGTTTTCTTTTTACTTCTTGTTTTTATGATCCTGAAATTTTCTCCCTGGATCCCAAAAAACGAGAAAGTGGAGGAGAATACGATTCATCTTTGA